A genomic window from Watersipora subatra unplaced genomic scaffold, tzWatSuba1.1 SCAFFOLD_107, whole genome shotgun sequence includes:
- the LOC137410183 gene encoding kinesin-like protein KIF21A: MIEELERSQRQLQTIRQHYEDEMLNLQDQIMAVERERDQVLSSLGSKKQQSEERVRKVKMDFEKRLDTMQQELNKVNTAKKEHAKMMKNQVVYDRRIRDLSTELNEMKKIKVRLMAQMKTESEKNKISDQRKNKELLQLEKETRQRDNQVRTLELQNIQEDAILKRKHEEVSQLRKRQRDSSASSRVMAKNRANLSHKNSSGKTSSCSASRHKSAALLFSPKVAKSKWDKLERYVTSVVVRKQTIANMEAEMDLHISKREQLSKKIDAYSKRLDTAIRRNETTVAMDREDQLETMSTNMTYIQSNVSECQNNIMQMEEEAKDETSLTKALDVSSVDESKYLLEHLLSLALTQGFACTQKESQFKELTARYDKMQMDSRLRDQLLDQVLQDSGITIQSQQESEINHS, encoded by the exons atgattgaagaactcgaaaggagccagcgacaactgcaaacaattcgtcagcattacgaggatgaaatgctcaacttgcaggaccaaataatggctgttgaacgagaacgagaccaggtcctaagcagcttag gcagcaagaagcagcagtcggaggagcgggtgcgcaaagttaaaatggactttgagaaacggctggataccatgcaacaggagctcaataaggtaaatactgccaagaaggagcacgccaaaatgatgaagaaccaagttgtctacgaccggcgcatcagggacctcagtactgaactgaatgagatgaagaagataaag gtgcgactgatggcacagATGAAGACGGagtcagagaagaataagattagtgaccaacgaaagaataaggagctgctacagctggAAAAAGAGACGCGgcaacgagacaatcaggtgcgcacgttggagttgcaaaacatACAGgaagatgccatactcaag cgcaagcacgaagaggtcagtcagttgaggaaaagacaaagagactcgtccgcctcttctagggtgatggccaaaaatagggcaaacctctcccataaaaattcatctggcaaaaCTTCATCGTGctctgcttctaggcacaagtcagcagctcttctcttctctcccaag gtggcgaaaagcaagtgggacaagcttgagcggtacgttacatccgttgttgtgcggaaacagacaatcgccaacatggaagctgagatggatcttcacattagcaagcgagaacagctcagcaagaagatagatgcgtacagtaaaaggctggacactgccattaggagaaatgag acgactgtcgccatggaccgagaagatcagctggagacgatgagcaccaatatgacatacattcagagtaacgtttctgagtgccaaaacaatatcatgcagatggaagaggaggcgaag gatgagactagcttgacaaaagctttggatgtctcctctgttgatgaaagcaagtatctgttggagcaccttctctctctcgctctcactcagggctttgcttgtactcagaaagaatctcaattcaaggagttgactgctcgctacgataaaatgcagatggattccaggttacgggatcagcttttagaccaggttttgcaggattccgggataactatacagtcgcaacaagaat cagAGATAAATCACAGTTGA
- the LOC137410178 gene encoding kinesin-like protein KIF21B, which translates to MSPKFDIARTTGLSTLSPIHLSKCGPCITVLSSSGLVHDSILVEPASSSQGILQQGEQQIFDIQVSRDGHKLYTTTGTTVRLWDLNTLSAVGQVASGHQAPIICLSLYNDSRGKEQLLTGSKDHLIKGFDISNEQISNYPFQAKFTMDPPHYDGVQCLAHRQDILFSGSRDMCIKKWNLSEPSSQPQSVNGAHKDWITDMCMLPDNDILLSCCRSGTAKIRSNETCQQLDEVRAHSLAVNSMATNRSNLFTASSDCTIRIWWMDPHKLYSS; encoded by the exons ATGTCTCCAAAGTTCGATATTGCGAGGACAACTGGCTTGTCTACACTGTCTCcaattcatttgtcaaaatgtgGGCCATGTATAACAGTGCTCAG TTCCTCTGGTCTAGTGCATGACAGTATCCTTGTGGAGCCAGCGTCGAGCAGTCAGGGTATTCTCCAACAGGGAGAGCAGCAGATATTTGATATCCAAGTCAGCAGAGATGGACATAAACTATACACAACTACTGGAACCACCGTTCGGCTCTGGGACCTCAATAC GCTATCGGCAGTCGGACAGGTTGCTAGCGGCCACCAAGCACCGATTATTTGCCTTAGTTTATACAACGACTCAAGAGGGAAAGAACAACTCTTAACTGGCTCCAAGGATCATCTAATTAAGGGATTTGATATTTCCAATGAACAAATTTCAAATTATCCATTTCAGGCCAAATTTACTATGGACCCTCCTCACTATGATGGTGTTCAATGTCTCGCGCATCGTCAGGACATCCTTTTTAGTGGTTCTCGGGATATGTGTATCAAAAAATGGAACCTCAGTGAACCCTCTTCTCAACCACAG TCAGTTAATGGCGCCCATAAGGACTGGATCACCGACATGTGCATGCTACCAGATAATGACATATTGCTAAGCTGCTGTCGCTCTGGTACTGCGAAGATTCGGTCAAACGAGACTTGCCAGCAGCTAGATGAAGTGCGTGCTCATTCATTAGCCGTCAACTCTATGGCTACCAACCGCAGCAATCTCTTTACTGCCTCTAg TGATTGCACGATAAGGATCTGGTGGATGGACCcacataaactatacagttcATAG